One Equus caballus isolate H_3958 breed thoroughbred chromosome 8, TB-T2T, whole genome shotgun sequence genomic window, TTTAGTGTTACCATAGCAGCCTTTTATAAGTTTACTAACAACTTTAGCCTAATCCCAATAAAGCCTGATAACAGTCATAAGAATTCATTAGGAAGTTTACTGGGGGTACCATTATACCCATGCCTTTACGAGTCCATATAGAGATAtagtatttatgtatatatatatagttaagaGTGAATTTGGATTGCCTGAGTAACAGCTGTCTGGCAAACTGGACATGATGGCGTTCTCTTTTCACAGATCTTGTTGGCACATTCCATGCAGAAGAGGTTGTGGCCACATGGAACTAGGGCAGCAATAACTTCATTCTCAAAGCAAATCACACAGTCGtgctttcttcttgattctggaGGTGAGCTAGAGGTGGAACCACCATTCGAAGAGGAGTAACTATTGGTACCATTAGAAAAAGCAGGGATGTATATTGGAAGGCCAACATGGTTGCCTGTACTAGGTGGGTCGCTCCTAACCCTCCGAGCAAGTGGGTGTTCAATGCTCTCAGGAAATGTAGGAGACAGACGAGGAGTAGATGGCTGACTTCCTCTACGCTGAGTCTTCATGTTACCAGAAGGATCACTCCCAAAGCCAGAGAGTGGGTTAACTGGTTCAAATGGAGTCCAGATAGTTTGAGCGGATGTTGGTAAAGAGTCAAAGGCAGGAGAATCAACTGCAAGATCTTCTGAGCCTACAGATGGTAGTGTATCTCCAAACCAAAAGTTTCCTGTGCTAAATGGGCTTGTTGGACTAAAGTCAGCCAGCCTATTGCTTCCAAAGTAGGAATCTGTGGAACCACTTCCCAGAGAACTGGAACTATCATTTCGATAATTTGATATCATTCTTGCACGACTAGGAGGAACTGGATTGGAGGAGAGCCATGCAGAGCCAAGAGTGCCACCTTCAAAGCTTACATCGGTACCGTTGTAATGGAAATCATTCTCTTCATTGAGCTCAATGTAGTTTCCTGTACGCATGGCAATAtgcatttctatttcttctcgtGCTCGGTCAACATTTTCGGGCATCCCTGTCACTTCAAAGACGGGCTCCTTGTCTCTGCTTGGAGTTACTATGTATGTGTGGGTCTGCTGCTGAATTCTTTTTATAGTTGCTCCTTTGGGTCCAACTACCAATCCTACCACACGATAGGGGACCCTGACCTGAACGGTGGTCTGACCAGGCAGATTAGGACTACATGACAACCCTCCCAGGGCAGGGCCATTTTTGTTTCGAGATGCACGAATCATGGAGAAGTGCTCTGCAGCTGAGAGGATTTCTCTTTTGGCCATGGCAACATCTTCTTTCCGTCCAGTGACAACAAAAATGGGCTCTTCACCACGAACAGGTGTCTTGATATACGTGTTTGTCTTGGCTCTCAGTGCTTTAATTTTACAACCtgttagaaagaaaacatttcagaagAATCAACATTTACttcaacaatatttata contains:
- the MEX3C gene encoding RNA-binding E3 ubiquitin-protein ligase MEX3C, with amino-acid sequence MPSGSSAALALAAAPAPLPQPPPPPPPPLPPPAGGPELEGDGLLLRERLAALGLDDPSPAEPGAPALRAAAAAAQGQARRAAGLSPEERAPPGRPGAPEAAELELEEDEEEGEEAELDGDLLEEEELEEAEEEDRPSLLLLSPPAAAASQTQPIPGGSLGSVLLPAAGFDAREAAAAAGVLYGGDDAQGMMAAMLSHAYGPGGCGAAAAALNGEQAALLRRKSVNTTECVPVPSSEHVAEIVGRQGCKIKALRAKTNTYIKTPVRGEEPIFVVTGRKEDVAMAKREILSAAEHFSMIRASRNKNGPALGGLSCSPNLPGQTTVQVRVPYRVVGLVVGPKGATIKRIQQQTHTYIVTPSRDKEPVFEVTGMPENVDRAREEIEMHIAMRTGNYIELNEENDFHYNGTDVSFEGGTLGSAWLSSNPVPPSRARMISNYRNDSSSSLGSGSTDSYFGSNRLADFSPTSPFSTGNFWFGDTLPSVGSEDLAVDSPAFDSLPTSAQTIWTPFEPVNPLSGFGSDPSGNMKTQRRGSQPSTPRLSPTFPESIEHPLARRVRSDPPSTGNHVGLPIYIPAFSNGTNSYSSSNGGSTSSSPPESRRKHDCVICFENEVIAALVPCGHNLFCMECANKICEKRTPSCPVCQTAVTQAIQIHS